The following proteins are co-located in the Pseudomonas sp. ATCC 13867 genome:
- a CDS encoding alpha/beta hydrolase produces the protein MAPFRATLLATNRHGLAGSFAVVQGADLRQALRAVRLPTLGIAGQFDTVTAAFHGELIADAIPGARLLTLPAVHLSNIEFPREFEGAVLDFLLAP, from the coding sequence GTGGCGCCGTTCCGCGCCACGCTGCTGGCGACCAACCGGCATGGGTTGGCCGGTTCGTTCGCCGTCGTGCAGGGAGCGGATCTGCGGCAGGCGCTGAGGGCGGTTCGTCTGCCGACGCTGGGGATCGCCGGGCAGTTCGATACCGTTACCGCTGCCTTTCATGGCGAGCTGATCGCCGATGCGATCCCCGGCGCGCGCCTGCTTACGCTGCCGGCGGTGCACCTGTCGAACATCGAGTTTCCCCGCGAGTTCGAAGGCGCGGTGCTGGACTTCCTGCTGGCGCCCTGA